One part of the Nitrososphaerota archaeon genome encodes these proteins:
- a CDS encoding DDE-type integrase/transposase/recombinase, which translates to MEFNFRQERGQEIAKLDGEVKRVDQHFYRVNSQSGNGLYDIIEGELGWLCSCPDHIYRGVKCKHIWAVEFSLTYRKVVAEIHTVVEPVQNPMACKSCGSSNLLKYGVRHNKTGDIQKYSCKDCGAFFTVNLGFEKMKSSPAIVTSAMQLYFSGLSLRRVTECLKLQGVNVSHVAVLKWIRKYVSIMEKYADSLRPNLGDTWRADELYVKMKGDMKYLFSLMDDQTKYWIAEEVADTKYAHDARRLFQMGKELAGKRPETLITDGLPSYNEAYRKEFWTAKKATRTEHIRHIHLQGDMNNNAMERFNGSVRDREKVMRSLKNQDTPIVKGYRLYFNFIREHQALDGKTPAEASGIQVKGNDKFMALIQNATISKTEAKKEGT; encoded by the coding sequence ATGGAGTTTAATTTCCGTCAAGAACGGGGTCAGGAGATCGCTAAGCTGGACGGGGAAGTTAAGCGGGTTGACCAACATTTCTACAGAGTAAATTCTCAGTCAGGTAACGGACTGTATGATATTATTGAGGGAGAACTAGGATGGTTATGCTCATGCCCAGATCACATTTACCGAGGCGTGAAGTGTAAGCATATTTGGGCTGTAGAGTTCAGTTTAACCTACCGTAAAGTTGTTGCCGAAATCCACACAGTAGTTGAACCTGTGCAGAATCCTATGGCGTGCAAGTCATGTGGATCATCTAACTTACTGAAATACGGTGTGAGACACAACAAGACTGGTGATATTCAGAAGTACAGTTGCAAGGATTGTGGCGCATTTTTCACGGTGAATCTGGGTTTTGAGAAGATGAAGAGCAGCCCCGCAATAGTTACCTCTGCTATGCAGCTCTATTTCAGCGGCTTAAGCCTGCGAAGAGTTACGGAGTGCTTGAAGCTTCAAGGCGTTAACGTCAGCCATGTGGCTGTTTTGAAGTGGATCAGGAAATACGTCTCAATAATGGAGAAGTACGCGGATAGCCTGAGGCCTAATCTCGGAGACACATGGAGAGCTGATGAGCTATATGTGAAGATGAAGGGTGATATGAAATACCTGTTTTCCCTGATGGATGATCAAACCAAATACTGGATAGCTGAAGAGGTTGCAGACACCAAATACGCTCACGATGCAAGACGGCTATTCCAGATGGGTAAGGAGTTAGCGGGTAAAAGACCTGAAACACTGATAACCGATGGGTTGCCTTCCTATAATGAAGCATATCGAAAGGAGTTTTGGACAGCTAAGAAGGCTACACGTACAGAGCATATCAGACACATTCACTTGCAGGGAGACATGAACAATAACGCTATGGAGCGTTTCAACGGCTCAGTCAGAGACCGAGAGAAGGTTATGCGCTCCCTGAAAAATCAGGACACACCAATAGTGAAGGGTTATCGGCTATACTTCAATTTCATACGTGAACACCAAGCCTTAGACGGCAAGACACCCGCTGAAGCTTCAGGAATACAGGTCAAAGGAAACGACAAATTCATGGCGTTAATACAGAATGCCACTATTTCTAAGACTGAAGCAAAGAAAGAAGGAACTTAA
- a CDS encoding SMC family ATPase, with the protein MRLIDLQVKNFATYRNQEWSFTKALSPVFVSGDTGAGKTTFFIDAVTAALYGRAYGEMRPGVAREVISQDASQAMVSLSFEIGGEQYRVVRFFYRRETSKAQLRKISGGEDVVIASQPNEVDTKVFDIIKMDYKAFLNTVVIRQGEVASIISKNLDPAERRQIFLDAFNIEFQKHQEQAKTERLKLQNDLTKLDTYIEQLQEQAKTRPNIEATKRTVESEIKNLTQKLVDAEADLKQLLNRKKQLESDATLIIKTTAEKKGRLEELELHKQDLHNSEAESSTLREKIAKADIHKFERVEEMIAKIVRLTEKATRIRELEREEEELTGVMKDAEALEAKASMLASVPEDIKSTEEQFKQISIQIRDADLALSEKSTLLSTLENREDMLHNSNETCPICGSKITSDRKEEIQRHLEEERAELENLHLQEKTHLSSLQNVANRLEAEVEKLREQSCELSNIEGQLRRLKECRLRKRSIESKITKSKTGFDEAKKEVEAFTGLPYRESLPYLHQLSEVSREYARMKNRLEFLDEFAGKLRTEVEALERDVSGIDASLKALEKIEAERQSIEDEEESSRRRIEELKRDVNSSEAILQTYDEQLVELSKVEGLIGEKMKEREECELDLQAYEVLETKIFHSRGVPSILLKDYVERIELYARRYLNRFLPDKDIRIEVTEKQISIKVLDSGVERGLETYSGGESVIIGFAIRLAIGRTLTEALTWERPHFLMIDEGFGPLDESLRMSVIEALRSLEDEYEQIYVISHMMDIKTHPLFQTLVDVDKSDGVSRLKVVQGIILP; encoded by the coding sequence TTGAGACTAATCGATTTGCAGGTGAAGAACTTCGCCACCTATAGGAATCAGGAGTGGAGCTTCACCAAGGCCCTTTCACCGGTCTTCGTGAGCGGTGACACTGGCGCTGGCAAAACCACCTTCTTCATCGACGCCGTGACCGCCGCACTCTACGGAAGAGCATACGGTGAGATGAGACCTGGAGTCGCTAGAGAAGTCATCTCACAAGATGCGTCGCAGGCCATGGTCAGCCTCTCCTTTGAGATAGGCGGAGAACAGTATCGGGTGGTGCGCTTCTTCTACCGACGTGAAACCTCGAAGGCGCAGCTCCGCAAAATATCTGGTGGAGAAGATGTCGTAATAGCCTCTCAACCTAACGAGGTTGACACAAAGGTATTCGATATTATCAAGATGGATTACAAGGCATTCCTCAATACGGTAGTAATTCGTCAAGGCGAAGTAGCCAGCATCATCTCAAAGAACCTAGACCCAGCGGAGCGGAGACAAATTTTCCTTGACGCATTCAACATAGAGTTCCAGAAGCATCAGGAGCAGGCTAAGACTGAGAGGTTAAAGCTGCAGAACGACCTAACGAAACTGGACACATATATCGAACAGCTACAGGAGCAAGCAAAGACTCGCCCAAACATCGAAGCAACGAAGAGAACTGTTGAATCCGAGATTAAGAATCTCACACAAAAATTAGTAGATGCAGAAGCAGATCTAAAGCAGCTGCTTAACCGTAAAAAACAGCTCGAATCTGACGCGACACTAATTATCAAGACGACGGCTGAGAAGAAGGGACGGCTTGAAGAGCTTGAATTGCACAAACAAGACCTCCACAACAGCGAAGCTGAATCCTCAACGCTCAGAGAAAAAATTGCTAAGGCAGACATTCACAAATTCGAACGAGTAGAGGAGATGATCGCCAAGATAGTCAGGCTTACTGAGAAAGCCACTAGGATAAGAGAACTGGAGCGTGAAGAGGAGGAGTTGACAGGTGTCATGAAAGACGCTGAAGCCCTTGAAGCAAAGGCCAGCATGTTAGCCTCGGTGCCTGAAGACATTAAATCCACGGAGGAACAGTTCAAACAAATCAGCATCCAAATCAGAGACGCTGATCTCGCTCTGAGCGAGAAAAGTACCCTTCTCTCAACCTTGGAAAACAGGGAGGACATGCTGCATAACAGCAATGAAACATGCCCCATCTGCGGATCCAAGATAACTTCAGACCGGAAAGAGGAGATACAGAGACATCTCGAAGAGGAGCGCGCTGAGCTTGAGAATCTTCATCTGCAGGAGAAGACGCATCTATCCTCGCTCCAAAATGTGGCGAACAGGCTTGAAGCGGAAGTTGAGAAGCTCCGCGAACAGAGCTGTGAGCTATCCAATATTGAGGGTCAGCTGAGACGACTGAAGGAGTGCCGCCTAAGAAAACGGAGCATTGAGTCAAAGATTACGAAGTCGAAGACCGGTTTCGACGAGGCTAAAAAAGAGGTTGAAGCATTCACTGGACTGCCTTACAGAGAGTCGCTTCCGTATCTTCACCAGTTGAGCGAAGTATCGAGGGAGTACGCTAGGATGAAGAACAGGCTTGAGTTTCTGGATGAGTTCGCAGGAAAGTTGAGGACAGAGGTTGAGGCGCTTGAACGAGACGTCAGCGGGATCGATGCGAGCCTTAAGGCGCTTGAGAAGATTGAAGCTGAGCGCCAAAGCATAGAAGATGAAGAGGAGTCATCTAGGCGCCGCATAGAAGAGTTGAAACGGGATGTCAACAGCAGCGAAGCCATACTTCAAACCTACGATGAACAGCTTGTGGAGCTGTCTAAGGTGGAGGGTCTCATCGGGGAGAAGATGAAGGAGCGCGAAGAGTGCGAACTTGATCTGCAGGCTTACGAGGTCCTTGAGACCAAGATATTTCACAGCAGAGGAGTACCGTCAATACTGCTGAAGGATTACGTAGAACGGATTGAGCTTTACGCGCGAAGATACCTGAACCGGTTTCTGCCGGACAAGGATATCCGCATAGAGGTGACGGAGAAGCAGATTTCAATCAAGGTTTTAGACAGCGGAGTAGAACGAGGACTCGAGACTTACAGCGGTGGAGAGTCGGTAATCATAGGCTTTGCTATTCGGCTGGCGATTGGAAGAACACTCACCGAAGCTTTAACTTGGGAGCGGCCTCACTTTCTGATGATTGACGAAGGATTCGGTCCTCTGGATGAGAGCCTAAGGATGTCGGTGATTGAGGCGCTGCGAAGCCTAGAAGATGAGTATGAGCAAATCTATGTTATTTCCCACATGATGGATATCAAGACACACCCGCTCTTCCAGACACTGGTTGATGTGGATAAGAGTGATGGAGTCAGTAGGCTTAAGGTAGTCCAAGGAATCATTCTTCCTTGA
- a CDS encoding universal stress protein, with amino-acid sequence MNLITKILVPIDESSQAAKAADYAGKLAKAVGAEILLITVVTLPRFTTPFIEGTPSYTITDELLEKDMKYAEGYLEPAARRIAASGVKVTSRIVKAEASVVNAICNTANDEKADLIIMGTTGMTGLKRVLLGSISSGVVTYAHCPVLVVR; translated from the coding sequence TTGAATCTGATCACAAAGATTCTCGTACCGATCGATGAATCCAGCCAAGCTGCAAAAGCTGCTGACTACGCGGGAAAACTCGCTAAAGCAGTGGGCGCCGAGATTCTGCTAATTACCGTAGTCACTCTGCCACGGTTCACCACCCCATTCATTGAGGGCACCCCAAGCTACACAATAACTGACGAACTTCTTGAGAAGGACATGAAGTACGCAGAGGGTTATCTTGAACCTGCTGCAAGACGAATAGCCGCAAGTGGCGTCAAAGTGACATCTAGAATCGTCAAGGCTGAAGCATCAGTCGTCAACGCCATCTGCAACACAGCCAACGACGAAAAGGCAGATCTAATCATCATGGGAACAACAGGTATGACAGGATTAAAGAGAGTATTACTTGGCAGCATCTCCAGCGGCGTAGTCACCTACGCCCACTGTCCTGTGCTAGTAGTACGGTAA
- a CDS encoding ribose-phosphate pyrophosphokinase, whose translation MENRLVVPGPASTDLAERVAEGLDAELVGVECRIFPDGESKITLKEKVGNKQVILVQSTYPPVDQHLMQAFLLAHRLSEEGAEVHMVVPYLAYSRQDKEFLEGEVVSMRVIARLFRSVGVRRFVTVDIHSVEGLSNFSIPAYSVSAVPLLAEYVREVVKPVNPVAVSPDFGGSSRVEAFSKILGIEHYILEKSRDRVTGEVSIRKAEMSLEGRDAVIVDDIISTGGSVQRAAAQLKESGARRVIAACTHPVLIGDALKKMSEAGVDEVIGTNTIPSSVSKVDVSQAISEHFKTLG comes from the coding sequence ATGGAGAACCGGCTTGTTGTTCCAGGTCCAGCTTCTACTGATCTAGCGGAGCGGGTTGCTGAGGGTTTAGATGCTGAGCTTGTTGGTGTTGAGTGCAGGATTTTTCCTGATGGCGAGAGTAAGATTACTTTGAAGGAGAAGGTCGGCAATAAGCAGGTGATTCTTGTTCAGTCCACTTATCCTCCCGTGGATCAGCATCTTATGCAGGCCTTTCTGTTGGCGCATCGTTTGAGTGAGGAGGGGGCTGAAGTTCACATGGTGGTTCCCTATCTTGCCTATTCTAGGCAGGACAAGGAGTTTTTGGAGGGGGAGGTTGTGAGTATGCGGGTTATTGCGAGGCTGTTCAGGTCTGTAGGTGTTCGCAGGTTTGTTACAGTCGATATTCATAGCGTGGAGGGGCTGAGTAACTTTTCGATTCCTGCGTACAGTGTTTCGGCGGTGCCGCTTCTCGCTGAGTATGTTAGGGAGGTGGTTAAGCCCGTTAACCCCGTTGCGGTGTCGCCTGACTTCGGGGGATCCAGCCGCGTAGAAGCCTTCTCGAAGATTTTAGGTATTGAGCACTATATTCTTGAGAAGAGCAGAGACAGGGTCACTGGTGAGGTTTCGATTAGGAAGGCTGAGATGAGCTTAGAGGGGCGGGATGCCGTGATTGTTGATGATATTATCTCGACGGGTGGAAGTGTCCAGCGGGCTGCTGCGCAGCTCAAGGAGTCAGGGGCTAGACGAGTCATCGCGGCCTGCACTCACCCTGTGCTGATTGGTGATGCATTGAAGAAGATGAGTGAAGCTGGGGTTGATGAGGTAATCGGGACTAACACGATACCCAGCTCGGTCAGCAAGGTTGATGTTTCTCAGGCGATATCGGAGCATTTCAAGACGCTGGGATGA
- the rnz gene encoding ribonuclease Z has translation MTELELFFLGTSSAVPTEHRGLSSIAVVRGGEILLFDAGEGTQRRFAEAGLGFNKKMKIFITHMHGDHCVGLLGLLQTMSMLNRSNPLSVYGPPGLLSFVRCNIRMLKFGLTFPLEVNTVKDDGVVVEEKDYLIRAYRGEHHITNYAYVLDEKERPGVFHPERARRLGVPEGELWSKLQHGEPIKLGEEKVYPSEVLGSSRPGRKIAISGDTRPTARLRRCVKGADVAVMDSTYFDDHADKAREHLHMTAREAAEIASDAGVKLLVLTHFSSRYEDVASYIYQAADIHPNAIAASDRMVLDVPYPDEGLPRVKQAKK, from the coding sequence ATGACTGAGCTCGAACTGTTTTTTCTAGGGACTTCTTCCGCTGTGCCTACTGAGCATCGTGGACTCTCCTCTATAGCGGTGGTTCGAGGCGGTGAGATTCTTCTCTTTGATGCAGGTGAAGGAACGCAGAGAAGATTCGCTGAGGCTGGTCTCGGATTCAACAAGAAGATGAAGATATTCATAACTCATATGCATGGCGATCACTGTGTAGGACTGCTCGGCCTGCTTCAGACTATGTCGATGCTAAATCGAAGCAACCCACTTTCAGTGTATGGACCACCGGGGTTGCTCAGCTTTGTTAGGTGTAACATAAGGATGCTGAAGTTTGGGCTCACCTTCCCGCTTGAGGTTAACACGGTTAAAGATGATGGTGTAGTGGTGGAGGAGAAAGATTACCTGATCCGTGCCTATCGAGGTGAGCATCACATCACCAACTATGCGTATGTCCTGGATGAGAAAGAGAGACCCGGTGTTTTTCATCCTGAGCGGGCTAGGCGACTTGGGGTGCCTGAGGGTGAGCTCTGGTCGAAGCTTCAGCACGGTGAGCCGATTAAGCTTGGTGAAGAGAAGGTCTATCCGAGCGAGGTATTGGGGTCGAGCCGCCCCGGGCGGAAGATCGCTATATCTGGGGATACGAGGCCGACTGCGAGGCTCAGACGCTGCGTTAAGGGTGCCGATGTTGCTGTGATGGATTCAACCTATTTTGACGATCATGCAGATAAGGCGAGGGAGCATCTGCATATGACCGCTAGAGAAGCGGCTGAGATAGCTTCAGATGCTGGGGTGAAGCTTCTTGTGCTAACGCACTTCAGCTCAAGATACGAGGATGTGGCGTCTTACATTTACCAAGCTGCGGACATTCATCCTAACGCGATAGCTGCTTCTGATCGAATGGTTTTAGATGTGCCTTACCCTGATGAAGGGTTACCGAGAGTTAAACAGGCAAAGAAGTAA
- a CDS encoding AAA family ATPase: protein MSRKTPPADNEKLIVCFTGMPGAGKSTAAKSAVDLGFEIVNMGDGVREETARRGLPLTDKNVGSVMLELRQRDGMGSVAMLVLPKIQSAKSRLVAVDGVRNIEEVEVFKRAGKVKILAIHAAPSIRFNFLATRKRQDAPTSIDLFRARDQRELGVGIGNVIALADEIISNDCITIEQLKEKTQLILNRWVEAN, encoded by the coding sequence ATGAGCCGAAAAACCCCGCCTGCTGATAACGAGAAACTCATCGTTTGCTTCACAGGTATGCCAGGAGCCGGAAAATCAACAGCCGCAAAATCCGCCGTCGACCTAGGTTTTGAAATTGTGAATATGGGCGACGGAGTAAGAGAGGAAACAGCTCGACGAGGCTTACCGTTAACTGATAAGAACGTGGGTAGCGTGATGTTAGAGCTAAGGCAACGAGACGGCATGGGCAGTGTCGCCATGCTTGTGCTGCCGAAAATACAGTCCGCGAAAAGCCGGTTGGTCGCGGTTGACGGAGTCAGAAACATTGAGGAGGTAGAGGTTTTCAAAAGAGCAGGCAAAGTCAAGATTTTAGCCATACATGCTGCCCCGAGCATCCGCTTCAACTTCCTCGCAACCAGAAAACGGCAAGATGCGCCCACCTCAATTGACCTGTTTCGAGCAAGAGATCAGCGTGAACTAGGAGTAGGCATAGGCAACGTCATAGCTCTAGCCGACGAGATCATCTCTAACGACTGCATCACCATTGAGCAACTTAAGGAGAAGACTCAGCTAATCCTTAATCGATGGGTCGAAGCGAATTGA